The genome window TCTCTTCAGAGTAAatacaaagtatttttattatatgtttattcTCAAATcatatgtaattattttataatattatgtttattataaaaGTAGTCatttgccaggcatggtgccttatgcctgtaatcccagcacacagggagccagaggtaggcagatctctgtgagtttaaggccagcttggtctacaaaatgaatccaggacagtcaaagctacatagagaagttttgcctataaaaaaaaaaaaagaaagaatgaaaaatccTCACTCATTGTATTGGATAAAATGTTGCCTGCGGTGTGTGTTTTTCCATGTGCTCTGTGGATTTATGGCAAAAAATACAGAAGCTAGCTGTATTAAATTTTTTCTCTGTTGATATTGAGAATACAAGTAAGATTGTAAAATGtaagatataattttatttaagattTGTCTAAAATGAACTTATATGGTGTTGTGCCCATGTGTTAATTACTCAAAAAGGTCATATGAGTAATTAACTTTTAATGAATTGATAATTAAAATAGATTAATTTATATGTAGCTTTGTAAATTAGAAATGTTTATATATTACAGTTATTTTGATGAGAGATCGGGAAACTAAGAAGTCTAGAGGATTTGCTTTCATTACTTTTCGACATCCTGCAGATGCTAAGAATGTTATCAAAGAAATGAATGGAGTGGTAAGAATGTAGTAAGAACATACTATTTCTGTTCTGCAGTTAATAACATTAGTTTTATGTGTTCAGTTTGTTAAAATCTGAGCAAAAGCTCTTTGACATTTTTGGTTTTACTAAGACCAAAATTATGATTAGTAGAATATTTAAGCATTCAcacatacattaaatatatttcaggTTTATGTCCCACTTTAAGAGTAAATTGGATATAAtttttagaaacagaaaaaaggaaatacataCTATGGAAAAATTGGAAGAAGCTGTTTTTGCAGTTCAGGGAAGAACTTCTGAAGGAAAATATTCCAGAGAAAGCTATGTTTGAGTAAAATTTAGCTCCAAACAAATCACAAGTATAACAAACATCAGTAAattcaaatagattttttttattatcagaaTAATTAATACTTACTATTATTTAATTTGTGATTGTTTAAATAAACTAGAGTTTCTTCCTCAATCCTAGTTTATTTTTACCAACTTGGAACACACTTTGTCTTTCAAAAATAGCCACATAAAAGTGATTttaaagggggagtcctcctccctgctatctgaccctagtctatcaagtttcATAAGCcctgcctggattctctttctctgtgggctggctaggttgcccctagggggaggtgaccagagagtagacagagtcagagactgccccttATTTCCTTActtgagaacccacatggagactgagctgccatgggctacatctgagcaggggttctaggtcatctctatgcatgatcctttGTTGGTGCATATTCTCTGCAGGTACCACCTGACCACCTTTAAGTGTactagggaaggggaataggagagggaaggaggatgtgacttggaggagatgatggaggggctataatagggatataaagtgaagaaattatgtgtgtgtgtagatagatagatagatagatagatagataaatgtatttattaactttaaaGCAGTGTTTTAGAGAAGTGATttcaacatatatatatttttttatcctGCATCTAAAATTCTAGAAATTTCATATCCTTTAGCAGTTTCTTTAATGTGAAACACTACATTTTTTAGGTATATTTTTGCAATTCTTTGTCTTAACATCTTTCCAGAAACTTAAaaaaactgtttctgtttttggttttataattttatcattttgctttctttttttcccccgcCTTCTACATATCACATTcttccatatatatttatatttccctcactgtctttcaaattcatggcatcttttttcattaattgtttattgtatacatatgtgcatatatatatgcattcctAAAttctaaatacaacctgctcagtttgTATGTTTCCTGTATGTATATTTTAGGGCTTATCATTTGGTGCTGGATAACCTACTAGTGTATTTTTCCATTCCCGGAAACTTTTATGGTTCTTTTAATTTGGGGGCTCACAATATGCCATTATGTATTTTAAGCTGTACTTTGCAGATTGTAAAATACCACATTTCCTGTTTTTGtctcataatttttttctttctaaaaaaatgAACTTATTTGTGTGCATTTGCTTTAAGCAAAGAATATTGTAAAACTTCACAGTTGATGCAGTAAAAGGTAAAGTAtataaatagttaaataaaagtatataagttaaatattttcttggtcttctttagtttttggatggaaaaaaaattaaagtggagCAAGCCAAAAGACGATCACTTGAAAGTGGTGGTCGGCGGAGACTACCATCCAGAGGTAGTTCAAGAATTCTGAaatgtggaagaggaagaagtagCAGAGAAAGACGTCCTTTTCGTAAAGGAAATTTGGGTAATTTTACATAGTGGAAGCAAAATTTATGACTGAAAATTTGTAAGATAATATACCCAGAActatttcaaattttattcatatttttatgagTAGGATAGTTACTTTTAGTtagaaaaatcatttcaaaggAATGTAGGATTAATATAAACAACTGTCATCTTAATTTACAATTATTTATAGCTTAGTGTACATTGCAAAGGCATTCAAGGTTTACAATACATTTATATTTGCCCTTATACCATGAAAAGAATTCTGcaagatttatttctttgtttcattttatatacattggtattttaccttcatttttgtcactgtgagtgtgtcagatcttggaattaTATAACAGTTATAGCCATGTGTGTCCTGGTAGTTGAACCCAGACCCTCTGAAGAGTGGTCactgctcttcaccactgatccAGCAAGATTCAAATCTAATAATGTTCGTTAGTTTTGTACTTTAGAGACCAGAGTTGGGTGAGTTGTACTTCTATTTGGGAAGTTAAAGCAGTAGtccaataagaaaataaaattgatttaaaaTATCCAGAACTCAGAAATGTTTATATCAAATACTATTGATTAGTCAGTATTTGTTGTTTATTCTTCTGAAACATTTTGATGACAGTTTGGTATATAAGCTTGATGAACATAAAATACTTCTGGAATTATCTAAACCTTGAGTTTCTCAAAGGTGTTCCTAACTCTGGAACACATTAAAAGAAACACTGATTTCTTAGTGTATACATACTAAACTTTGCTTTATGAATCAGAAGATGATGACTCGTTAAAATGGATATAGGTAATGGCCAAGAatattttgttagtttttgaaaatcaatccaaattttgtttaaaaaattctgtttaaCTTAACTAACATTAAGTAACCAAGTGAGGGCTGTTTGATAAAATAGGTCTTTCACTGACAGGTGGTATTTTCCTacatagattttttaaaaatttttctatttatttttattttttgtgattggtattttgtctgcatgtatgtctgttgagggtgttggatcttagagttatggacagttgtgagctgccatgtgggttttgggaattgaacccgggtcctctggaagaacagtcagtgctcttaactgctgagccatctctccagtcccccagaTTTGTATTTTATAATGTTCTCCAAATGATCTTAATAGTTAAATCTAACAGTTTTTGTGAGAAGACTCATGTATAAGACTACATGAGAATTTTATTAGAATTATATTCTAGTTGGGAAttagaatatatattaaaatgttttcaactaaaatgtttttaaaatattcaatgtGTGTTTCGTAAACAGTACTACTGTGTAAATTACAATATTTGTTCAGCATGTCTGTGTTTGTTGACATTTGGATGACAGTTTATCTCATAGATGACCATGCAGAGTATTATTTGAccctgtaaataaataaaaattagtctAGTCTTCctaatattttatttgcatttaagTATATTTAATCGACAAATTATTGTTTCCCCTTCACTCTAGTTCTCTGCCATTTCTTTCAACATAGTATAGTGTTTAGATAATACTATAAATTTTCAAAGTGCTTTTTACCTACAGTTTGAATTATACTTACAAAAAGGAGATTGTAATTTCTACTAagttagaaaaaatattcatatttaagAATTTAGTATTGTTTAATAAAGGTTTACAGGTTGATAATTAAAACCCTACTTAGTGAATTATTGGTGCCCCTTGGCTAAGAAGATGTTTCTTTAAATGCAGATAATGATGGATTTGCTCGCAACTTTGATATGAGTTCTCCTCAGAGATACTTTGGAGTTAAAAGAAGTCTGTCTTCAAAAGGTGAAGGTCTTTCTCCTAAAAGATCTGCTCGTGCTCTAACAAGAAGCAGTGCTGAACTGAGAGCACGAGGTAAATACATGCTTAATAATAATTTTTCTAGAGATGTTGTTAATGAGAAATGAGAAATTTAACCGTTTGCCTGTGGATTTTtcccatttacttatttattcattttacacccCTGTcatgtagcctcctccctcctctctccttcaagTCCTGTCTCACCTCCCCTCTTCTGATCAACCTATTCCCttattctcagagaaggggaacacTCCCTTTAcatatcaacctgccttggcacATCAAATTGCAGCAGGagtcaatacattttttttttccactgaggCCATACAGGGCAGCCGAGATAGaggaatgggatccaaaggcagacaacagagtcagagacagcccctgctccaattgttaggggacccatatgaTACCAAGCCGCAtatttgtgcaggggtcctaggtccagcccatgtttgctgtttggttggtggttcagtctctgagccCCCCAGGGTTGACTCcgtaggtcttcttgtagagttcttgtccctctcctttcttcacttATTTCTTCCACAATTTCCCCTGAGTTCTGTCTAATGTTTGACCCTGGGTctttgtatctgtttccatcagctgctggatgaagccaaACTCCTCTGTGCAAGTTACATATGATAGCAGAGTATTTTTAATAGTGTCAGGAATTAGCTCTCTCTCATGGTATGGTTCTCAATTTTGGccattccttcagtctctgctccatctttatcctgcacatcttataggcagtacaaatttgggtcaaaggttttatggctgggttggtgtccctgtcccttcactggaagtcctacctggctagGAAGTGGTCACTGAAGCTCCATATCCTCTGACGCTAGGAGTTTTAGCTTGGGTGACCCCCatagacttctgggattgtaaaCCTATCTGTGGTCTCCAGATCATCCCAGAGATACCCTTCTGACTGATTTTCATTCTCTCAGCCTCATCCTTCACTCTTCACACACTTACTCTCCCCATCCTCTGCTCCACTCCCCATCCTTCTCACACCCAGTTCTCCATCTACCTCTGATGTTTATTCTGTTATCCCTTAAGAGTGAGATTCATGCACCCTCCCCTGGGTCCTCATTTttacttctttggatctgtgaattgtagcatggttatcctgtattttatttgCCTATGGATACAGTCCTGTAGGACACACACATGGATATAAAAAACAAAGATTTTATCCGAAGATTTTAACCTCGATGATAATGAAATTTGAATATTAGGGAATTTTAGGTGATACAGAACCAACAAGTATGTGGTAAGCAATATGAGTGAAGATCATTAAAAATGTATGATAGGTGAAATAATGAATAACAAGAAGAGGACAGATTAAACCGTAAATAAAAGGGATACTGATGCTTGATTACAGTGACAACAGTATGTTTATATCAGATTTATAAGGAACAGTTATACAGCTTTGTTCAGGAAGGGAGTATGCCAGAATATAACAAAGTAAATGATTAACACTTAATTCTAGGCAGGTGTAGAGGTTGATCTTGtcttaagatattttaaaaggttttttgaaaagaaaaaatccattTAAATTTGAAACATCTGCAACTTAAAATACTTGTATAACATTTTTACACTTAATGTCCAGAATCACATGGGAGAGAGATTTCTAGAAATAAGCCAGCAAGAGAACCAGTGTCTTCAAGAAGAGATGAGTATCCACTACGAAGAGATGAAGGCCATTCTTCTAAAGATAGGTAAAGGAAAATAGCAAAATGGTTATAAATTTCCCATTGTTAAGGTAAAATGTTTTAACTACTTATTGTTTTCATAGCATATAGAAACCTCTTATGTAATATCACATCTTTCATAATCCATCTCCATTAAAATTACTTTCCAGGGAtagtgagatgtctcagcaggttaAATAACCTGCATGCGGCCTGAGGAGTTACCCAAATGCCAcaaagtctcagaaaaaaatatttgtttttgctGGGTTCCACATAAtggcaggtgcacacacacatttatcatAAGCTCAGAGTAAATAGAAAATGCATACAAAATGCAAACTAGTTCTCTAGGCCAAAAAGATGGCTCCAAGAGCCAAATATTTTCTTGTAAGATGAAGACATGAGTTCATACACTCAGAACAAATTAAAACAGGCATAAAGCTTATTTTCTCATCTATGTTGGTTGTAGGCTCTCATGGGCCTGATAGGCTTATGAGGCAAAATTCTAGGACggttttaaagaaaatgtggactatACCTCAGAACCAACATTTGAAGCTGTCTTTTGATATTTACACTCACTATCTGCATGTGTCACCTTATTCACAATACCCAAAACAAGTACTTCCAACTATGTATTTTTTATTCTGCATAAAATGTTAATGAATCAAACAATATATTCTGGTttgaaatctttttattttatttttaatactacttatagtttgttaactttaAGGTATACTCTTTACTAGTATTTTCAGATTTAATTTATGAATTTATTACATGCTGTTGCATGTATGTAATTTTAAGGCTATTTGTGGTTTTGTGGGATAGCAATGCTAGGGACAGTTATACACAGATATTAGAGTTTATTTTCAGTTAAAGACTACTGCAGTTGAATTGCTGGGTAATATGGTAGTGTATTATCTGTAACTGTGCCATCTTATATTCCTATCAGTGATGCctcaagattttaatttttaaacattctgTCCCTCTCCAAACACTGCATAATCTGCCTTTGTTAAATTTTAGCTATCCTTACAGTTATAAGTATTTCATTAGcacattttatttgcatttattcaTAACTATATTGAGTAATTTTCATGTACCAGTGTCATGTTTGGATCCATGTTCTTGTCTTGCTTGGAGAAGTGCCCATTCATATGTTTTTCGAGATCCCTTGGATTCATTGTTTAACTAGCCAAAGCTAATTTGCCAGCCAGGACTGTGAGAAACTCTCACCTAAAGTAGGatagtaatttctttttcttaagttaTTCAAGGAGAATTTATTCACGTCCACAAGACACCAAAGAATATGCATCAACATCTAGAGGATACCACGATTATGGCTGTCACAGCACTCGGAATGAGCATGCATCTAAAGTCCTCAGGTATTACAACTCTTATGAAACGTGTTGCTGAAATTGTTAATTCTTGTGTTAActaaaactttcttttaaaatttagtgAACATGTTGGCTATAGTGGAGGACGTGATAGAGATTATTCTGAATACTCTAGTGGAAGCTCATACAGAGATACATATGAAAATTATGGTAAGAGTCCTATTttgatttaataaataaattgccATCCTAGTGAATTTAgtacatacagaaaaatgtaaCATGGGAATAGATTAATTAGGGAGCATTTGCAGTATTTCTAATTCCTGCCTTCTTAACTGATTTCTGTTAACAGTAAATATGCAGGCTTATATTATTCTGttacatgaaaaaattaaaataatgtccATGCTTAATACTATGACTATAGAGATAATAATCAGTTGAAATTCCAGCTCAtttccagaaaatgaaaagcaacatTTCTAAGTGTTTGGAACTTAAAAATcatgatataataataatttaaaaactttacTGGTTTCTACTACTCTAGGAAGCTTCCGTGAGGCACCATCTACAAGAGGAAATTACGGTGGAAACAACCGTTATGA of Meriones unguiculatus strain TT.TT164.6M chromosome Y unlocalized genomic scaffold, Bangor_MerUng_6.1 ChrY_unordered_Scaffold_35, whole genome shotgun sequence contains these proteins:
- the LOC110540419 gene encoding LOW QUALITY PROTEIN: RNA-binding motif protein, Y chromosome, family 1 member B-like (The sequence of the model RefSeq protein was modified relative to this genomic sequence to represent the inferred CDS: inserted 1 base in 1 codon), with product MAEADPPGKIFIGGLNLETKQKTLHIVFGRFGPIAHVILMRDRETKKSRGFAFITFRHPADAKNVIKEMNGVFLDGKKIKVEQAKRRSLESGGRRRLPSRGSSRILKCGRGRSSRERRPFRKGNLDNDGFARNFDMSSPQRYFGVKRSLSSKGEGLSPKRSARALTRSSAELRARESHGREISRNKPAREPVSSRRDEYPLRRDEGHSSKDRKYASTSRGYHDYGCHSTRNEHASKVLSEHVGYSGGRDRDYSEYSSGSSYRDTYENYGSFREAPSTRGNYGGNNRYDDHYSSRDGYGGGRENYLSSRNDIYSSSYERSGRQGVFPPSDREYPEHGGRQRRHSPMDMLYSASYESYSSTXKIWGIQWRSWREQI